DNA sequence from the Malus sylvestris chromosome 10, drMalSylv7.2, whole genome shotgun sequence genome:
TCGATCTCATCTCTTTAGCAAGATTGGTCATGGAGAAAACTCCTCACATTTATCTTACTTTTGGTAAAGCAGAAGCCTTTGCTAGGGAACAAGTTACTCTCTGGTACGCAGTAGGTGCAGTGTGCACCAACAACCTGCAACTGTCGACCACCAACATGGAAAAAGATAAGCACTTTATCTTTGGGCtgatttgtttatttaataGTTTATTATGCATCTTTAATCATTCCTAACTTCATTATTAAAGTGGAAGGATCTTTAATCATTTCTGACTTCATTATTTAAAGTGGTATGGTAAAACTTTATTATACAATATTTATTCATGGCCTAGAGTATTGTGATTGTCATTAAACTATGTCacttatacaacatgtgatttaccacacaactgaataaattatttatttatagaaggcacatagtacaatattttgtcttgacaaactttgtcaatttgatttattcattatatggTCATACTTATATTGTCATTCATTATCAGGAATATTAagcaactagatccactgagcaacattgttgctgattaaaagAATCCAATATGCGAACCCGACAAACGGACCCGAATTatgtcgagaatcaactcatactgAGTGCATGCTGACATAAAGTACATACTTGCAATGAGGAACACCACGAGCCGAGCCGCCTTGCAGCAAGCATcgcctctagccgagcagcctcgcaacgagcatcgcctccagccgagcaaccgcctcgtcgcgagtatagcctctagccgagcagtCTCACAATgagcatcgcctccagccgagcagtctcgcaacgtgtgatacctctagccgagtattgttttatgttgagcattgcctTGTGTTGAGTACTGGTTCAAGACATTTAGCCACTTTGGCTcgtacatggattggatttgaagtctatagccaaaagactcttttgactgaagacttgggggacacctgttggtaccatatattgggtcTCGTCTTTGAGCCTCATCCCtaagcccatgatttatgtaaaagggagggagcccttattctataaaaaagacTCTCCTTCTCCCTCATTAAGAGAGCCTAACATCCAGAGAAACAGAGTCTGATCCCTCATAACaatagagggcaataccctctcagccaaacagagagcaaaatggTAAAGGTTGCATCCACAGAGAGCTCCCTTGCcgatctattgtaatccatacatacatacagTGAATCaaaatcaacatcagtgtggacgtagcctaaacattggggtgaaccatgatacatccttgtgttcttgtgcgtttgtgtgattcacggccggattttcgttggtccaagatccttcggattttgtgcatcaacaaaattaattattataatttttaatgtgtttgatatttttaaattacttgatatttttatttttaatgtgttttatgatttttaatctcaatctttgcctataatatactataaaaataaataaataaataaataaaacttcaattttaaaatttatatagattaataattaataaacaatatatacatattcattatatctattgtattttatagtaagttttttttagtagtttaaaaaattaaaatcatcaaaataacttttttcttatcgTGTCGAAACAGGTTACCTGTGTGTCACTCtcgtgtaaacctgttaaggacccgttattaaTGGGTTATTATCATGTGACTggataatgacccgattagttatcgtgttgacccgaaaccagTTATTTTCATATCGTTTACATATCGTGTTAATAGGTTgtgtaagaaattgtcaggTCTATATGTTATGATGCTTGATGCTTGGTCATTCACAACTCCAAGCGGTTAAATGGTCATTGTCTTTGTCTTAATAGACTCACCATAAGAACAACATCAGAGTACAAGCTAGGACAAAAGTTGCAATCTTGAAGGGGATCAGATACATTGTCACATTCATACAAACATCAGAGTACGAGTCTCGCATAGGTTATACACACAAACATGAGATTTCCTTTGTTGTCATTGACATTTCTATGTAATACAagaatttctttctttatgtGTGTGGCCGGATGGCTGATGTGGTCCATCAAACTAAAGAATTTCTTCGTACCATATCAGTTCGGGTGCACAAATCCTACCTTGTTGTATATAGGATAGTGTTATTTACACTCTCATTTctacttttcacacaccttgTTACATTTTAGCCCTTGATCTTCTTCAGTTCATTTAAtctgacggtcgaaaattaaaaagatgaattaaagtaaaaacgagtatgtgaataacactaccttatatatattgaaaacaataacaaatatAATGTGACATTTTATAACCCAAGGGAACTCCATCATTAAAAGAGCATCCTCCTAACTCCATTATTAGAGAACCAAGGACTTTACCATGAGGGGCCTTCCTCCTTTTACCAAGAAAAATATCAAAGCACCTCTATGCACTCACTATATATGTGCTAGATGTATGCACAATGATAGATGATGGATCCAAgccattaaaataaaaaccacTAGATAAAGGTGTGGGGGAATGACTTGACTTCTTAAGAAACtttatatagaaaataaattgGTAACTAGAAAACTTGATCCAAAAGGATGAGATGAGAAAGAGATGATGGAAACAGAGGAACAAACTtatttatagttaatttaagcATTAGATCATGAACACACAAAACATATTTACTTGTGATACTCTTACCCAAGTACACACAAAAATTACCACTTGAATTTAGCATTAACCAAAGTAACTCcaaaaatttaacttttctttttttaagacGACATATATTCTAAACTGCTCTAATTTACGGGTTAGAAGGGAGATACGAACTTAAAAACAAGAGAGACGGGTGCAACACTGTTCTAGGCTACTCGGTTCAGTGATGCCCCTTCTTGCCATGCTTGGTGACATGGTGCAACCATCCAAACCCTTTTAGGGCCTTGGAAAACTTGACAAGATTAGGCCTCCCCATTCCCAAATTCATCTTCCCAGCTGAGAGTTTCAATGCTTGCAAGCAGCACAACTGCCCATCAAACTCTCCCTCTTCCACTTCATCATTGCTCTCAACTTTCCCATTTTTCCCCTTCTTTGACTTACTTTTTTTACCTTTCACGACTTTTAATGATTCTGTCTCTTCATATGTCTCCCAAAGCATGTCCATCCcctctcctccttctcctccatCCACATTTTGATGCCTCTCCTCAAAAAGCTTGCATGCCAGTGTCCTCCTCCACTCCTTCTCTTTCCTCATTGATCCAAAACTTCCAAGATTTGGACTCGTGTTGAAGTAACATTCTCCAACATTTGATCCTAGGGTTTGGGGATTTAACCTGGATTCCCCAAGATTTGCTCCTAGGGTTTGAGAATTTACCATGGATAGTTTGGAATTTAACTCACTTCCATCACCCAAATAATCCTTGGATTCTCTTCTTCTCACAGAcctctttccttttccttcttgttcTTCAACTTTCTTGGATTCTGTGCTTGGTGGTGGCCTGatcacttcttcttcctcttcctttgtGCACAAGTTTTCTGACCAATTCTCTTCTTCTTGTACGAATGCCTCAGCTGGGATTTCGAACTTGTCTTCGAAAACATCACTTGCAGCATCAAAAGCATCAGAAGCACCATTAGCTTCATGACTTGACACATCTTCAACTTGTGATTCAAAGACTTGTGAGCAATTTTCTTCAACTGGGGTCTCGTTGATTTCGAACGTCGACGTGTCAAACACGATTTTATACGCTTCGAGCTCCACAGCAGACCGAAATTCTTCGCGGTCATGATCACGATCACCACGATCACTATCATCAACTTTAGACTTCTTCAACCCTTCCAAAACAGTTTGGTAGGCGGTGACAAGACAACCCAGTTTAAATTTCGACGAATCGGAATTAGCAACATCGTTTTGGACAGTGAGATAAGCCAACACAAGAAGAGCTGTGGTGACAAAGAGAGGAGATAGAAAAGAAAGGAGCTTGAGGAGGTACGGTGAGAAAAAAATGAAGTAGGAGACGTAAAGAGGGTGTGACAAAATGCAGAAACAAAGACTGAACAAGTCAGCGAGAAGACTAGAGATTTTGGTTTTCTTGGACGTGTTTGGTTGGAAAGAAAAATCTGACATTTTGTTAAGAGAGGAAAGAAAATTTGAGAAGGATTGATGGATGAATGGATAGTGATATGGTGTTTTGTTTGAGTAAGAGATAGGAGAGAGAGTGTAAAATTGCAAGTGACAGCGGCGTGAATAAAGGAAATAGACTGGGAATTAATAGACCATCTCCACTCCTTAgagtaaaacctaaaatttttagctgATAAAATTTAGATTTTGACCCAGAAATAGCTTTTATGCTCCAACTTttttagcctaaattttttaacacaagattatcaaagaataaatttaggctaatttcttTTTCCAAAGTAACTTAAACAAAATTATGTATactatataatttatttttttgaacatttttatctaaaaatattttgattctgataaatattgaaaattcaataattttatagattttttgagtgaattttgatttaaataattttttaatcgttttagccgttggatttaatttgtggttgttagatctttttttttttatcattagatttgattatattcgatctcagccgttggattcaatggatttttttctaaaaataatttgaaTCTGGACCGTTCGATCAACCAACGGTCCAATGAAACCAGTTGTAAGATTAAAAATAGAGTCGTTGGGCTCGTGATGGTGTCTGACAGCTACCCTGACAGTGGGCCCCCCATATCGGGCGTTGAAGGCTAAAAACACGTGTGGCGTGTTGCACGCGTTGGTGGGCTTTCGGCCTGCCTTTTTCTAGCACGTCCATGCGCACAACTGAGCTCCACCACTCACTTTGGGCTAAATCTTGGCTAGTATTTGGGTATGTTTTGAGTTCTAGTACTTAATCCAATTTTAGAACTAGGGTTGgaatgaaattgtggtgtactTCAAGGATTGGAGTTGGTCTAAGGATATGAGAGTGAGGGACACATTAAGTTGAAATTTTGAGGgatcttaattttttaaaataaatttaggaGTATTTaatcaagattttaagtgattttttttttttaaattctacgTGTATTTAATCACAATTTTAAGATAGTTGATTAGAAATTTGGTgcattcaattaagattttaaaaaagTATATTATTtcaagtgtattcaattaataatttgttttaaagaattttaataaGTTGAGGAATTTGAGAGAATTGGGGAGATTTCATAGTATATTTTAAGCATTTCCAAATCTCACTTCTCTCCTAAAGATTTCGAGAGAATTGAATctaaattttacatgtaatcTTTACAAATGAATTAAACTTcatcaaaattcataaatttacaatctattaaatttaaaaaccctCAAAATTTTAGCTGAATCCACCCCTAAGTGGCAACTAGCATTAACAAATGACgaattaaaaagtaaatttaGGTTAATCAAGTagtaaagaaaaaagaacatgGTTGGAAACTTTCTTGCTTTTATTTCTCATCCACAACCACCGAATTATGTGTGCCATTTTTAATAAAGATTTGACTAACCAACCCTCTCTTCTTAATACATTAGTGAGATCCCCATCAATGAAAGTTGATTACTAATTATTCGCACATGCATAGTAGTTATTGGAATGGACTACACTTGTGTTTACCCCATGGGTATATTCACCTCATTGTTTACTCGGTTATGATTAACGTATTTTCTTATTAAATATTGtttaattattcatatttaTCGAGCAAATTAATAGTTTTGGTAATACTGCTCAATTTTATGCATATTGACGACTTAAGAATTTCCAACttgattgaattttttattaCAGATAATATTTAGGTAATGATTAAGAAAATTTACGAATACGCTTGTGACATTTGTACAATGAAAACGAATTAATAGTGAACAAAAACATGCATCCATTCAAAGGGTGGAGGCAAGTATCCTCCGGAATGCAGGATAGtatttgaattttgtagaaATTTACCTAGCTCCTTTAAGTTATGGAGGTCCAGTAATAATTTTGGCAATGAAAACCTGGTGGATCTCATCTTAAACATGGAGCAGTAACATAACATGTTCAGTTAAGGTCATTAATGGATGCAACAGATCGTAAGGTCCAGGGCTAAATTTACCTACTAAGAACATCTTCAGTGAAAGCTAAAATACGATTACTAATCCGTTTGAACTCCGCTTTGACCCTacggataaaaaaaataataaaaaagggaGATTCTCCCACTTCAAGGCGTGTAAACATACTCATTCTATTAGCTACTCCGCGCTCCCTGGGGACATCGATTAGTTATCAAACGGTCGAATGTATTAACTAATTAAGGCTAATTAATCATTGTTGCTACAGCATAACTAGTATCCTATGTATTATGTACCACCGCCCAGTTCTCCACAAATCGCACCACCTATCATCTccaacttttctttctttttctttgaaaccAAGTCACTGAAGAGGTCAATGACAAGGCCTACATTGTAAATAAAAGATCATGAAAAAAAGGTGTGGGGGCGACAATTAACATCTAGCAAAGGAAATCAATgaattacccaaaaaaaaaagaaaaaaaaaaaggaaatcaaTGATATGTTACGAGTACACCGTTAATATAACATTTTGCATTTAGAATATAATGTCGTGTGACAAAtgttatacatatatttatatcaTTAACATAAAACGTCACTCgataaaatatttacatgtaTTAAGTCTTTTaaggcaagaagaagaagaaacagactGTGGATTGAGGTTAATTAGGTGTAATGAGGATCTTATTCGGATcgtctttgtgaggatcctagagATCATTAAATTGTGTTTGTTCATTATACATCAtgcgatcagaaattattttaaatattttaatttaaaattaaatataaatagtacttaacgaaaactgaccgtacgatgtacaatgaacggacaAGATTTGAAAATCTTTAGAATTCTCACAAAGAAAATCCAAAGAGGATCCTTATTCAATTAGGTGCACATGGGAGGTCCCATCATTGTTACTCAAGTGCATGCCCATGCATTTGCATCCTGGTCCCTGGCTTTTTCACCTCTGTATGGGACCCATCTAATTGTCTCTTGTCACTCTCCTAGCTGAATCGTGAAGCAAAGAGCACCGACAGTCATTTGGCAGATTTATTCTTTCGTATGTTTGACTACTGAATAAAGGATTCACTTGTACGGTTTCTAGTATATATACTAGGGCATGAGCCGACAGGAccctctccggatccttttgATATGGATCATCCGAATCCGTGaatcatatcaattcatcatatatcgtacCGTTAGTTTTTATCAAGTACTGTTTATGTTTAGTTTTAAGGATACTTTGGATTCAGTccttaatccttaacattctttgattaaaacattaatagtattcaaagtttgatcaaggtcccttgactttgtacacctcattatattattattaatatttatatttttatagttttgacgttaattatttgatattttatgagatttaaaatcctatacatttaaaatccctcattataatactattagaaacggttacaataaaaatattcaaacattttgattcaaTAAAttgataaaaactatgtaaaaataagaaataatatatggcaaaagaatgtatccatagtgttaaaaaaatgggtacatttcacatataacaaagtggtacattaataaagaagaatggatacattataaataaattaaggtacagataaaagattaaaaattatgagtacaaatgaatttttaaaaatataggcactaaaagaaattaatacatgggtacaaaataaaactaaaaaaaaaatactacaaattaaaaaaaatgttgcaatttaaaagtgggtacaaactaaaaatatagatatatgatacaaaatttaggcataaaacataaatataccatatgtaatttttctatcattgattatacaatgtcacgtaACGGTATACACaggggtacaaacacaaatgaaactttaaaaaatatgggcacaaaaagaaactaatatatgggtacaaattaaaaatgaaaagaaaattggtacaaattaaaaaatatttgcaaattaaaaataggtacaaaataaataaaaatatatatgataaaaaaacaatttagccataaatataaatatactaattgtaacatttttaacactaaaggaatatatttaaaaataaaaatatttaattattcaaagaattaatgatgttattaatactcaaggaccttgatcaaaaattcaaaatgaataggattttaattaatagagtaacaaaaagaaggatgtgaacctaattttcccttatttttaaataaaaatatttaaaatgatttttgaccacacgatgtacgatgaatgaacaCGATTCATGGATCCCCGGAATCCtgacaaagaggatccggactCAGGCATGAGAAGCACCGATGTTTAAGGGTTAAATTGAGACTCTATAAACTTAGTTGTTCAATGTACTAAACTGTATGCGTCTATGAAACATACCTATATTTAAACGATTAAATTGAGATTATCAAAATATAGCCATGTAAATACAGTTATTCAATGCACTGATGTACGATCAAAGGTGCGAAGAAAAAGAATTAGGGCACGCTAATActaagagctcgtttggatatgtttttaaaataactaaaaacgtttctgatgaaaatgtttttggaaccaatccttagtaaaaatgcaaataaatcctggaaaaaacacttaaagtgcttttggaacccaaaaatattttctctaaaagcgctttcagccattttaaaagtacatccaaacaagccctaagacaattttttttttcttttggttcatGACTTCTCTaagtaaagaaaataaaaacttcaataaatgaaagaaaaaaaaataaaacttttgaatctttATTTGGGTCATAAGGTTCACTTCATAGGAACAGAAGGGCTTAGGATTTCCCAACAACAAATTCAGCCCAAAGCGTTTCGGTTGCAGAAATTCTATCCCTGCTTTTTCCAGGCTTTCGAAACCCATTTCCACAAGTAAAATCCACAGGAGAATTCTCTCTATTCCTAACCTCTCTACCCTTCACTTCTCTAATACTTGAAAAgttacggttaaatcacgtgcatattttaaattgattttttttttatatagagacAATAAGACAAAGCAAAATGTGAGAAGAGGAGAGGGAAATAGATGGAAATAGAAGGAAAACGAATCTTACTTCAAAATCTACACCCTCTCTGCCTCCTCAGGTACAATGGTTCTTTGGATAATCGTTTAAACTTCTGTGCTACGTATAGGGTGTTAAGGGGCAGGCAAGGACGAAAGTTCTAACACCATTGCTGTATATTATGACAAGTTCATAAACCAATTTTTATTTGACCATGCTCCATTTTTCTCTAGTTTATCATTTCCTTGTAAATttgtgattttctttttcttttttttgacatatatattatggttattattttctttttctttttttgacatatatattatggttGAGTTTTGCCTTCCGATTGTGCTAATTGAGTTCAATCCACTACTTTAATTCAGGTAACAAACATTTTGGATTaggtaaaaaatttaattttagatTTTCGTTTTTATTCATGTTTTTGTTCTTGATTTCCTTTGTGACTTCTCAACGAATATGAAAACCTAAATGTCAAAAAAGTATAGTATTTAAAACGAAAAATATGTAGCGTTTTAGGTGGTGTTTATTAAAGAGAATGACATGAAATCGTAGCAAAGAATCTTAAGTTAGAATGTCATTCTTATGTGAGAATGATTTTCATATCATTGACACTATTTTCGCATCATCTTAGCTATATCCCAATTGATTTTAATATTGTCTTAAGTGAGAGGGAGATCATTTGTATCATCTTAAGTGAAATGAAATCGTACGAGAGAAACAAGTTATATCCTGAGGGATGAAATTGTACGAGTGAAATGAAATCCAAACCTTACCACTTCTCTCCCTTACTCCCGTCTACGTGCCATCTAAAGACACAGATCAGCAGCACAGTCATCACTGCCAATCCAAGTTAGCTGCACAGTCAGCTTAATAACAGCTTAgagtagacctgtaaacgggtcgggtttattgggtttgggtcgggttcaactagacccgttaagttaacgggtcacccgaacccgacccgttaagctaacgggtcatccgTTTCACTTGTTAACActcgttaacaattattattattatttttttttttgcataaagtttatttttttgttattaagactttactaaaattactaaaatatccttaactaacgggtgctaacgggtCTTAACGGgtttaacgggttcacccgttagcgacccgacccgttaagcatccaccaaaatacaaatattaacgggttggatCAGATCGGGTTAACaggttgggtccaaaatgtcAGGCCTAGCTCAAAGTGTAGCTAGTTTGTTATTAACGGAGTTGTAACTAATTGTGGTTTAATATTAATTAGTTACATTTGATTAGACAACTAATCATTTATTAAGAAATGTATAAATACCCCAATGTaacatttcatttcattcaatgAAAACAAACACTTTCTATATGTATCATCCCTCTTCGATCATACGCTTCCTGCGATTTCTGAATTTCTTGATCTTCTTGCGATCTCTGTaaaattgtgaatttttttcttgCGACGACGCGATCTTCAATCTTGATTCAATGACTTCTTCTAGCTCTTCACCTCTGAATCCAGAAATCATCGTCCCCAATTCTTCTTAGATGAACCCAAATTTCACTCtaatttcttcttctccttcgatTTCTTCGATTGTAGTTCAAAATATCAGCTGTATGGTTCCTACGAAGCTTAAGAGAGACAATTATATTGTTTGGAAGGCATTATTTGCCCCAATTTTTCATCGCTACAAGCTGGCCAGAATAGTTGATGGCACCGAGACTTGTCCACCACAATTTCTTCATGATGCTTCTGGCCGCAACTGCAACATTGGAGTTCCTAATCCAGAATTCGATCTCTAGTATGAAAAGGATCAAAACACCTTATCTGCTTTAATTATACACTTTCCGAAGATTTGATTCCATTCACTGTTGGTGTGACCTCTGCTCGAGAACTCTGCAAAGATTTGGTGGAATTTCGGCTGCTCACATACATCAACTTCGATCACGTCTTCATTCTACACAGAAAGGTGATCTTCCTATATCTAAGTATATTCAGCACATCAAAAACATTTATGATGCTTTAATGGCCGTTGGCACGCCTGTAACTGATAGTGATCTCATTGCTGTAATTCTCAATGGTCTCTCTAATGATTATGAGTCCGTTATTGATTCTATGATGCTTCGTATTTTATGAACAACACCAGATGAACTTCATGGCCTGTTATTAAACAAGGAAATGTTCATGAATCGAAAgaaaaaggctccaatttcctCTGCTACTGAGCCATTTCAAGCTTTTGCCACTCAATGCCAGAATTCTTAGTCTCCATTGCTTTCTACGCCACAAGCTTATGCAGCACAATCAGgaaatttcaattttgga
Encoded proteins:
- the LOC126585638 gene encoding uncharacterized protein LOC126585638, yielding MSDFSFQPNTSKKTKISSLLADLFSLCFCILSHPLYVSYFIFFSPYLLKLLSFLSPLFVTTALLVLAYLTVQNDVANSDSSKFKLGCLVTAYQTVLEGLKKSKVDDSDRGDRDHDREEFRSAVELEAYKIVFDTSTFEINETPVEENCSQVFESQVEDVSSHEANGASDAFDAASDVFEDKFEIPAEAFVQEEENWSENLCTKEEEEEVIRPPPSTESKKVEEQEGKGKRSVRRRESKDYLGDGSELNSKLSMVNSQTLGANLGESRLNPQTLGSNVGECYFNTSPNLGSFGSMRKEKEWRRTLACKLFEERHQNVDGGEGGEGMDMLWETYEETESLKVVKGKKSKSKKGKNGKVESNDEVEEGEFDGQLCCLQALKLSAGKMNLGMGRPNLVKFSKALKGFGWLHHVTKHGKKGHH